One Natrinema halophilum genomic window carries:
- a CDS encoding metallophosphoesterase: MIAIFSDTHSNRGHELEGEALAAARNADVVLHAGDFTSEAALEAFRGECDRLYAVHGNADDPAVCDRLPTARVVEAAGIRIAVTHRRDGGETGLAMFGRSRGANVVIFGHSHRPTVIDADDVTLLNPGSHADPRGNRPGFAVLEQAENDGHESAESTGGGSLEGAIREPDGTLIETLEIRRR; the protein is encoded by the coding sequence ATGATCGCGATCTTCTCGGATACGCACAGCAATCGCGGCCACGAACTCGAGGGAGAAGCCCTGGCGGCTGCGCGAAACGCCGACGTCGTCCTTCACGCGGGCGATTTCACGAGCGAGGCGGCCCTCGAGGCCTTTCGGGGGGAGTGCGACCGGCTGTACGCGGTCCACGGAAACGCCGACGACCCGGCGGTGTGCGACCGCTTGCCGACGGCTCGCGTCGTCGAGGCGGCTGGCATTCGGATCGCCGTTACGCACCGGCGAGATGGCGGCGAGACGGGACTTGCGATGTTCGGCCGGTCGCGAGGGGCTAACGTCGTCATCTTCGGCCACAGCCACAGGCCAACGGTTATCGATGCCGACGACGTTACGCTGTTAAATCCCGGCAGCCACGCCGATCCGCGCGGGAACCGGCCGGGATTCGCCGTCCTCGAGCAAGCGGAGAACGATGGACACGAGAGCGCTGAGAGTACCGGCGGCGGCAGTCTCGAAGGGGCAATTCGCGAACCGGATGGGACGCTCATCGAGACGCTCGAGATTCGGCGAAGGTAA
- a CDS encoding M14 family zinc carboxypeptidase: MDGTGTGRDPATTAAAGAVYDLETPSGRATVRTTHPGGNGRVLGVDGDTIRIEPEQRDSTTRWFYWNIDVESDVAQTLRFEFPNDEVVGPRGPAVRTAMPCGGPIRNGAWDEWHWLGTADRIDVYGFRYAFDAGEQAQFSLSFPYQRSDFDAFAFEYESDPRLTVETLTTTDCGRAVPVVRLGSSDAAPAIALAARHHAYESTASYVLEGVLRELLEGAEASTLLESHRITVYPFGDVDGVERGDQGKHRGPHDHNRDYVDANAIAELSPLYRTTAAITRDLRSIESLALALDFHCPFKWGGDINDRPFFATEPAGASDAVQRLATRLESVTRARSSTDGPTLTFDASPGTGLASFDGQSGLLHTFSRYCSRRGAEPAATLEVPYVGTETDPVTPASARRFGRDLAVALERVMRVDGG, encoded by the coding sequence ATGGACGGTACTGGGACAGGCCGCGATCCGGCGACTACGGCGGCCGCCGGCGCAGTATACGACCTCGAGACGCCGTCCGGTCGGGCGACGGTGCGCACCACCCATCCCGGCGGGAACGGGCGCGTCCTCGGGGTCGACGGCGACACGATCCGAATCGAGCCCGAACAGCGAGATTCGACCACGCGCTGGTTCTACTGGAACATCGACGTAGAAAGCGACGTCGCCCAGACCCTCCGATTCGAGTTCCCAAACGACGAGGTAGTCGGGCCGCGCGGGCCGGCGGTTCGAACGGCGATGCCCTGTGGAGGGCCGATCCGGAACGGCGCGTGGGATGAGTGGCACTGGCTCGGGACCGCCGATCGCATCGATGTGTACGGGTTCCGATACGCGTTCGACGCAGGTGAGCAGGCACAGTTTTCCCTGTCGTTCCCCTACCAGCGTTCCGATTTCGACGCGTTCGCGTTCGAATACGAGTCCGACCCGCGACTAACCGTCGAGACGCTGACGACGACCGATTGCGGGAGAGCGGTTCCGGTCGTGCGGCTCGGCTCGTCCGACGCCGCCCCCGCCATCGCACTCGCGGCCCGTCACCACGCCTACGAATCGACGGCCTCGTACGTTCTCGAGGGCGTCCTGCGAGAGCTCCTCGAGGGCGCGGAGGCGAGCACGCTGCTCGAGTCGCACCGAATCACCGTCTACCCGTTCGGAGACGTAGACGGCGTCGAGCGCGGCGATCAGGGAAAACACCGCGGGCCCCACGATCACAATCGGGATTACGTCGACGCGAACGCGATCGCCGAGCTCTCACCACTGTACCGGACGACAGCGGCTATCACCCGCGATCTGCGCTCGATCGAGTCTCTCGCGCTCGCGCTGGATTTCCACTGTCCGTTCAAATGGGGCGGGGATATCAACGACCGGCCGTTCTTCGCCACCGAACCCGCGGGGGCGAGCGACGCAGTACAGCGGCTCGCAACGCGTCTCGAGTCCGTGACGCGAGCACGCTCGAGCACGGACGGACCGACGCTCACCTTCGATGCGAGCCCGGGCACCGGGCTGGCGAGTTTCGACGGCCAGTCGGGCCTGCTTCACACGTTCAGCCGGTATTGTTCGCGACGGGGTGCCGAGCCGGCGGCCACGCTCGAAGTGCCCTACGTCGGGACGGAGACGGACCCCGTGACGCCGGCGAGTGCACGCCGGTTCGGGCGGGATCTCGCCGTCGCGCTCGAGCGAGTGATGCGTGTCGACGGTGGGTGA